The following proteins are encoded in a genomic region of Necator americanus strain Aroian chromosome II, whole genome shotgun sequence:
- a CDS encoding hypothetical protein (NECATOR_CHRII.G5207.T2) → MTAYVRIAALLGERRPNKAVAATGYSCLKVQTRIERIPGAIRVHFLDGVHDNYARKSQHNSCSLINDTFVITLDLRTSTKSQLYSSLESSNNLRQRSHLMRLFTCTAYEVATEPTANPAAAPHILLRVASELPGSTETTVFYAGACDEHVNCKADAIELRISSRLIAISVKFTSTSSNWAGLLLKPLEISTKYEAREVSTNAQYNVGSKSFVPATPASKTNHMAAVHQYLITTY, encoded by the exons ATGACCGCTTACGTGCGCATTGCCGCGCTGCTTGGGGAGCGGAGACCTAACAAG GCAGTAGCAGCGACAGGGTACTCGTGCTTAA AGGTACAAACGCGCATCGAACGAATTCCCGGCGCGATTCGGGTTCATTTTTTGGACGGCGTACACGATAACTATGCGAGGAAGTCGCAGCATAACAGCTGTTCGCTGATAAATGACACTTTTGTGATTACTCTGGATCTGAG AACTTCTACGAAATCACAACTTTACTCTTCATTAGAATCTAGCAACAATCTTCGACAAAGATCACATCTGATGCGACTATTCACGTGCACAGCGTATGAAGTCGCGACCGAGCCAACAGCAAACCCAGCGGCGGCCCCTCATATATTATTGCGTGTC GCGTCAGAGCTTCCAGGAAGTACGGAGACTACGGTATTTTACGCTGGTGCATGTGATGAGCACGTGAACTGTAAGGCTGATGCAATCGAATTGCGGATTTCCAG tcgTCTAATCGCAATTTCCGTCAAATTTACTTCTACGAGTTCAAACTGGGCCGGACTGCTGCTAAAACCGCTCGAAATATCAACGAAGTATGAGGCGAGAGAAGTATCAACGAATGCACAGTACAACGTTGGTTCCAAAAGTTTCGTGCCGGCAACACCAGCCTCGAAGACGAACCACATGGCAGCCGTTCACCAATACTTGATAACGACGTATTGA
- a CDS encoding hypothetical protein (NECATOR_CHRII.G5207.T1) — translation MTAYVRIAALLGERRPNKAVAATGYSCLKVQTRIERIPGAIRVHFLDGVHDNYARKSQHNSCSLINDTFVITLDLSAKSRHIALRSHDITNCIIDLLEKKEKE, via the exons ATGACCGCTTACGTGCGCATTGCCGCGCTGCTTGGGGAGCGGAGACCTAACAAG GCAGTAGCAGCGACAGGGTACTCGTGCTTAA AGGTACAAACGCGCATCGAACGAATTCCCGGCGCGATTCGGGTTCATTTTTTGGACGGCGTACACGATAACTATGCGAGGAAGTCGCAGCATAACAGCTGTTCGCTGATAAATGACACTTTTGTGATTACTCTGGATCTGAG TGCAAAGTCCCGCCACATAGCATTACGATCACACGACATTACGAACTGCATCATTGATctgctggaaaaaaaggagaaggaatGA
- a CDS encoding hypothetical protein (NECATOR_CHRII.G5208.T1) has translation MWFVFEAGVAGTKLLEPTLYCAFVDTSLASYFVDISSGFSSSPAQFELVEIKEPGRAVFSGADKGSRTSLGSKYSSHSLILFCTIGYEHQSIAEDEIYRSGLF, from the exons ATGTGGTTCGTCTTCGAGGCTGGTGTTGCCGGCACGAAACTTTTGGAACCAACGTTGTACTGTGCATTCGTTGATACTTCTCTCGCCTCATACTTCGTTGATATTTCGAGCGGTTTTAGCAGCAGTCCGGCCCAGTTTGAACTCGTAGAA ATAAAAGAACCGGGAAGAGCTGTGTTCAGCGGGGCAGACAAAGGGAGT AGAACTTCACTCGGTTCTAAATACAGTAGCC ATtcattgattttgttttgtaccATTGGATACGAACACCAGTCGATTGCAGAAGACGAGATCTATCGATCTGGGTTATTTTGA
- a CDS encoding hypothetical protein (NECATOR_CHRII.G5209.T2), translated as MDRLRTQLDTARGPRQRHSQNSITSWMTMAKERKGILCLDALLQIHLFTLPGFRLCCRVEESNECYQHLCRLVNKYPTSECPGICRFTAAEYNRIGAIGPEEEGRMPSKICLNLAWITTATPTPTTTEATMRLRAARSIAYFRDLDTESNTCERLCERLFNRIVDDSSSCTLANDRKCFFKSCRYIIGDVADLDDYEECPSICYSMSDGMHYLYLPVPLTMKAVRNICNTFDFPENTRKPRRTTESTTAVTYPKKQVFDCTELCEHVYPEILERYKYLCPVREKKLYYCVLSSCKEVINRTVMDDGRDPKDACPKMCLSMATAMLGRNMDRRLYGKEDVSEFCSSIDSTTKTTTESPADMVTQVW; from the exons ATGGATCGGCTGAGAACTCAGCTGGATACAGCTCggggacctcgtcaacgtcactcgcAAAACTCGataacatcttggatgacaatggcgaaggAACGAAAAGG AATATTATGTTTGGACGCGTTGCTTCAAATTCATCTTTTCACCCTGCCTGGTTTCAGACTATGTTGTAGAGTAGAGGAATCTAATGAG TGTTACCAGCATCTCTGTAGACTTGTAAACAAATATCCGACATCCGAGTGTCCCGGAATCTGTCGATTCACGGCGGCAGAATACAATAGAATCGGCGCTATAGGCCCTGAAGAGGAAGGCAGAATGCCTtctaaaatttgtttgaaCCTTGCTTGGATTACAACTGCGACTCCAACTCCAACAACAACAGAAGCAACAATGCGGTTGCGCGCGGCCCGCTCAATCGCGTATTTCAGAGACCTAGATACGGAATCCAACACTTGCGAAAGACTATGCGAAAGATTATTCAATAGAATTGTTGACGATTCCTCTTCTTGTACTCTAGCCAATGACCGTAAA tgtttttttaaaagttgtcGATATATAATTGGTGACGTCGCTGACCTAGATGATTATGAGGAATGTCCTTCTATATGTTATTCTATGTCAGATGGAATGCATTATCTTTATCTACCTGTGCCATTGACAATGAAGGCAGTTAGAAACATTTGCAACACCTTTGATTTCCCAGAGAATACTAGAAAGCCTCGAAGAACAACGGAAAGTACAACAGCAGTGACCTATccaaaaaaacaagttttcgATTGCACAGAGCTATGTGAACACGTATATCCTGAAATTCTTGAGCGTTATAAGTACCTTTGTCcggttcgagaaaaaaaactctattaC TGTGTTCTCAGTTCTTGTAAGGAAGTTATTAACCGAACAGTTATGGACGATGGCAGAGATCCCAAGGATGCTTGTCCCAAAATGTGTTTGTCCATGGCAACCGCAATGCTTGGCCGCAACATGGATAGACGACTGTATGGAAAAGAAGACGTTAGTGAATTTTGTTCGAGTATTGATTCGACCACAAAGACCACTACGGAGTCTCCAGCAGATATGGTGACACAGGTGTGGTGA
- a CDS encoding hypothetical protein (NECATOR_CHRII.G5209.T1), with the protein MKSFITAAIIFNPMFYVGFSVAHTRPSYCRILCLDALLQIHLFTLPGFRLCCRVEESNECYQHLCRLVNKYPTSECPGICRFTAAEYNRIGAIGPEEEGRMPSKICLNLAWITTATPTPTTTEATMRLRAARSIAYFRDLDTESNTCERLCERLFNRIVDDSSSCTLANDRKCFFKSCRYIIGDVADLDDYEECPSICYSMSDGMHYLYLPVPLTMKAVRNICNTFDFPENTRKPRRTTESTTAVTYPKKQVFDCTELCEHVYPEILERYKYLCPVREKKLYYCVLSSCKEVINRTVMDDGRDPKDACPKMCLSMATAMLGRNMDRRLYGKEDNGLSKYAQARDHLIAELILTDICFCGVEHDVNHCFLHLKWMSREKVNRDVLVTSQFPFSLFNGV; encoded by the exons atgaaatctttcataaCGGCTGCGATAATTTTTAACCCCATGTTCTATGTGGGGTTTTCTGTGGCTCACACAAGACCTTCTTACTGCAGAATATTATGTTTGGACGCGTTGCTTCAAATTCATCTTTTCACCCTGCCTGGTTTCAGACTATGTTGTAGAGTAGAGGAATCTAATGAG TGTTACCAGCATCTCTGTAGACTTGTAAACAAATATCCGACATCCGAGTGTCCCGGAATCTGTCGATTCACGGCGGCAGAATACAATAGAATCGGCGCTATAGGCCCTGAAGAGGAAGGCAGAATGCCTtctaaaatttgtttgaaCCTTGCTTGGATTACAACTGCGACTCCAACTCCAACAACAACAGAAGCAACAATGCGGTTGCGCGCGGCCCGCTCAATCGCGTATTTCAGAGACCTAGATACGGAATCCAACACTTGCGAAAGACTATGCGAAAGATTATTCAATAGAATTGTTGACGATTCCTCTTCTTGTACTCTAGCCAATGACCGTAAA tgtttttttaaaagttgtcGATATATAATTGGTGACGTCGCTGACCTAGATGATTATGAGGAATGTCCTTCTATATGTTATTCTATGTCAGATGGAATGCATTATCTTTATCTACCTGTGCCATTGACAATGAAGGCAGTTAGAAACATTTGCAACACCTTTGATTTCCCAGAGAATACTAGAAAGCCTCGAAGAACAACGGAAAGTACAACAGCAGTGACCTATccaaaaaaacaagttttcgATTGCACAGAGCTATGTGAACACGTATATCCTGAAATTCTTGAGCGTTATAAGTACCTTTGTCcggttcgagaaaaaaaactctattaC TGTGTTCTCAGTTCTTGTAAGGAAGTTATTAACCGAACAGTTATGGACGATGGCAGAGATCCCAAGGATGCTTGTCCCAAAATGTGTTTGTCCATGGCAACCGCAATGCTTGGCCGCAACATGGATAGACGACTGTATGGAAAAGAAGAC AATGGGCTATCTAAGTACGCTCAAGCAAGAGACCACCTAATAGCAGAGCTCATTTTAACAGATAT ATGCTTTTGCGGTGTGGAACATGATGTTAATCACtgctttcttcatttgaaatgGATGAGCAGGGAGAAAGTAAACCGAGATGTTCTTGTTACTAG CCAATTTCCTTTCTCGCTCTTTAATGGAGTCTGA
- a CDS encoding hypothetical protein (NECATOR_CHRII.G5210.T1), translating into MNDGTLVIRGEKVPSRNVAVLILSLRLAILRLFPLRQKPTSIINCYSSTSEANESELDSFYEELEEVIRSKTSYNFVVGDFNANLGRITEEEIRIGRFGIDEEMMARRLGDRNVSVP; encoded by the exons atgaatgacggtacactcgtcattcgtggagagaaggtgcCGTCGCGAAATGTGGCAGtgctg ATCCTGTCActtcgtctggccattcttcgcctcttTCCCCTGCGTCAAAAACCCACtagcatcatcaactgctactcatcAACATCAGAAGCCAATGAATCGGAGTTGGACTCGTTTTACGAAGAGttggaggaagtgatccgcaGCAAGACGTCCTATAATTTCGTTGTCGGTGACTTCAACGCAAATCTAGGAAGGATTACAGAAGAGGAGatcaggattggaagatttggaataGACGAGGAAATGATGGCGAGACGTCTGGGGGACCGGAATGTTTCAGTCCCCTAG